The Apium graveolens cultivar Ventura chromosome 11, ASM990537v1, whole genome shotgun sequence genome has a window encoding:
- the LOC141695534 gene encoding uncharacterized protein LOC141695534 codes for MILAQQYRERNFHKYGELISLLLVAEKNNELLLKIHQIRPTGSAQLPKVHNTSFLKNECGKGHRGEQGYGRNRGRGNLRGRFRNQYHSSHLKWQRDGYNSVHQKWQREVPNKRKVPQEGENRGICHRCISEGHWQRTCRTPKHLVDLYESSKRNNGKRVETNFANYNLVNEPINKASKEIEISDNLYYGIDD; via the coding sequence ATGATCCTGGCTCAACAATATAGGGAGCGGAATTTTCATAAATATGGCGAGCTGATATCTCTCCTTCTTGTGGCTGAAAAGAATAATGAGTTGCTACTGAAAATTCATCAGATACGCCCCACAGGCTCTGCCCAGTTACCTAAAGTACATAACACTTCATTCCTGAAGAATGAATGTGGGAAAGGGCATAGAGGAGAACAGGGTTATGGACGAAACCGTGGACGTGGAAATTTACGTGGTCGGTTTCGCAATCAATATCATTCTAGCCACCTGAAATGGCAACGTGATGGTTACAACTCTGTCCACCAGAAATGGCAACGTGAAGTGCCAAATAAAAGAAAGGTACCCCAAGAAGGAGAGAACCGAGGCATCTGTCATAGGTGCATATCTGAGGGGCACTGGCAACGTACTTGTCGCACACCCAAACATCTTGTCGACCTCTACGAGTCATCCAAAAGGAATAATGGAAAGAGAGTAGAAACCAACTTTGCTAATTATAATCTAGTTAATGAACCAATCAATAAGGCCTCAAAAGAAATAGAAATTAGTGATAATCTTTATTATGGTATAGACGACTAG